One region of Pseudodesulfovibrio senegalensis genomic DNA includes:
- the def gene encoding peptide deformylase has product MKLDICRWPEPVLAAKAKTVKEITPEIEELIENMIETMYEDDGVGLAAPQVGESIRLICVDQSGPKERSDLMVLINPELSECEGSVDSEEGCLSCPEFTGKVKRFEKLKVKAMDREGKEVCFDAEGYLAIILQHETDHLNGVTVVDRASRLKRTMYRKKAARWA; this is encoded by the coding sequence ATGAAGCTGGATATATGCAGATGGCCGGAACCGGTGCTGGCCGCAAAAGCCAAGACCGTGAAGGAGATCACTCCCGAGATCGAGGAGCTGATCGAAAACATGATCGAGACCATGTACGAGGACGACGGCGTTGGACTGGCCGCCCCGCAGGTGGGTGAAAGCATTCGCCTGATCTGCGTGGACCAGAGCGGCCCCAAGGAACGCTCCGACCTCATGGTGCTCATCAACCCCGAGCTTTCCGAATGCGAAGGGTCCGTGGATTCCGAAGAAGGCTGCCTGAGCTGCCCGGAATTCACGGGCAAGGTCAAGCGCTTCGAAAAGCTCAAGGTCAAGGCCATGGACCGAGAGGGCAAGGAAGTCTGCTTTGACGCCGAAGGCTATCTGGCCATCATCCTGCAACACGAAACCGACCACCTCAACGGCGTGACCGTCGTGGACCGCGCCAGCCGCCTGAAGCGGACCATGTATCGCAAGAAAGCCGCGAGGTGGGCGTAA
- the fmt gene encoding methionyl-tRNA formyltransferase has product MAAQDATLGAPLRVVFMGTPDFAAQSLAALIGSDECEVIGVYTQPDRPCGRGRQCKPSPVKKLALEQGLDVYQPENFKSDEAVAELAALSPDVLVVAAYGLILPQSVLDIPKHMPLNVHASLLPKYRGAAPIQRSIENGDVVTGISIMKMEAGLDTGPVMVARALRIGHDDHAGQIHDELASLGGVCIVEALARLRRNDYELKKQDDTLSTYAAKLTKQEGLINWDRPAQDIHNQIRAMYPWPGAFFDWERPEGKPLRLNVTPGRISDQDSGAIAPGTVIGRMDDMLAITTADKIYLTPEVKPQGKKAMSAEAFACGYMKDCPA; this is encoded by the coding sequence ATGGCCGCACAGGACGCAACTCTCGGCGCGCCGTTGCGCGTGGTGTTCATGGGCACCCCGGACTTTGCTGCCCAGAGCCTTGCCGCGCTCATCGGCTCGGACGAATGCGAGGTCATCGGGGTCTACACCCAGCCGGACAGGCCCTGCGGACGCGGCCGCCAGTGCAAGCCGTCCCCGGTCAAGAAGCTGGCCCTTGAGCAGGGACTGGACGTGTACCAGCCCGAGAATTTCAAGAGCGACGAGGCCGTTGCCGAATTGGCGGCGCTCTCGCCGGACGTGCTCGTGGTGGCGGCCTACGGCCTGATCCTGCCGCAGTCCGTGCTGGACATCCCCAAACACATGCCCCTGAACGTGCACGCCTCGCTGTTGCCCAAGTACCGCGGGGCCGCGCCCATCCAGCGCAGCATTGAAAACGGCGACGTGGTCACCGGCATCAGCATCATGAAGATGGAGGCCGGGCTGGACACCGGGCCGGTCATGGTGGCCCGCGCACTGCGCATCGGCCACGACGACCACGCCGGACAGATTCACGACGAGCTGGCCTCGCTGGGCGGCGTGTGCATCGTGGAAGCGCTCGCCCGCCTGCGGCGCAACGACTACGAGCTCAAAAAGCAGGACGACACGTTGTCCACCTATGCGGCCAAGCTGACCAAGCAGGAAGGGCTCATCAACTGGGACCGTCCGGCTCAGGACATCCACAACCAGATCAGGGCCATGTATCCGTGGCCCGGCGCGTTCTTCGATTGGGAGCGGCCCGAGGGCAAGCCCCTGCGCCTGAACGTCACGCCCGGCCGTATCAGCGATCAGGATTCCGGAGCCATCGCCCCCGGAACCGTGATCGGCCGCATGGACGACATGCTGGCCATCACCACCGCGGACAAAATCTACCTGACCCCGGAAGTCAAACCGCAGGGCAAAAAGGCCATGAGCGCCGAAGCCTTTGCCTGCGGCTACATGAAGGACTGCCCGGCCTAG
- a CDS encoding class I SAM-dependent methyltransferase, with translation MAWDAERYESWFDTDEGRFALEREAHLLQSLAAGWPSRCSTLLEIGCGTGLFLEMLWQMGFDVTGVDKSPSMIDAARKRFGSRATLHQADGTLLPFDDDSFDYVFLWSVLEFCDDADAMLAEACRVAEKGLLVGFLNRQSLYYWRNVRNSGGTMSRANMFSWMRLRHKVWRASGFHPVMAGSVLPGPLPTWKNSFFWKQVNSRFYPPWLGAFSAMRVDFQSGKPLTPLFAWRTEPELG, from the coding sequence ATGGCCTGGGACGCGGAACGATACGAATCGTGGTTCGACACGGATGAAGGCAGGTTTGCGCTGGAACGCGAAGCGCATCTGTTGCAGTCTCTTGCGGCCGGTTGGCCCAGCCGCTGCTCCACGCTGCTGGAAATCGGCTGCGGCACCGGACTGTTTCTGGAAATGCTGTGGCAGATGGGCTTTGACGTCACGGGCGTGGACAAAAGCCCGAGCATGATCGACGCGGCCAGAAAACGGTTCGGCAGCCGGGCGACCCTGCATCAGGCGGACGGCACGCTACTGCCCTTTGACGACGACAGCTTCGACTACGTGTTCCTGTGGAGCGTTCTGGAATTTTGCGACGATGCGGATGCGATGCTGGCCGAGGCCTGCCGCGTGGCGGAAAAGGGTCTGCTGGTGGGGTTCCTGAACCGCCAGTCGCTCTACTATTGGCGCAACGTGCGCAACAGCGGCGGCACCATGAGCCGGGCCAACATGTTTTCATGGATGCGCCTGCGCCACAAGGTCTGGCGGGCCAGCGGGTTCCATCCGGTCATGGCGGGTTCCGTGTTGCCCGGGCCGTTGCCGACATGGAAAAACTCGTTTTTCTGGAAGCAGGTCAACTCCCGCTTCTATCCGCCGTGGCTGGGCGCGTTTTCTGCCATGCGCGTGGACTTTCAGAGTGGCAAGCCGCTCACCCCCCTCTTTGCCTGGCGCACCGAACCGGAACTGGGCTGA
- a CDS encoding substrate-binding periplasmic protein has product MNKLLWMILLLTVFTPLDAHGDDAFTIAISCPFESKCSAPELENMLTEAYARAGYAVRFQYMPRLRALHSADNGSANAVAVCSQEALSDFHKLKTLPSPILKVAVAAFSLNPAVSITRRRDLEKYTVGIIRGQYLTARLTEELMAKRHVTNTMKNLVSMLQDGRVDAILLSRTTARIFLAESNIHDYAESEPLATSYLYHAINISSYSSEQAERVNKALEDMIKDGTMARLYGRRADMTPPYPFPKNR; this is encoded by the coding sequence ATGAATAAACTATTGTGGATGATCCTCCTTTTGACGGTGTTCACTCCCCTCGACGCGCATGGCGATGACGCGTTCACCATCGCCATATCGTGTCCCTTCGAGTCGAAATGCTCGGCTCCGGAACTGGAGAACATGCTCACCGAGGCCTACGCCCGTGCCGGTTACGCCGTGCGTTTCCAGTACATGCCCCGGCTCCGCGCACTGCATTCCGCGGACAACGGCAGTGCCAATGCCGTGGCCGTCTGTTCCCAAGAGGCTCTTTCGGACTTTCACAAGCTCAAAACCCTGCCGTCCCCCATACTCAAAGTGGCCGTGGCCGCGTTTTCCCTCAACCCGGCCGTTTCCATCACCCGCCGCCGGGATCTCGAAAAATACACGGTCGGCATCATCCGGGGTCAGTACCTGACCGCCCGGCTGACCGAAGAACTCATGGCAAAACGGCATGTGACCAACACCATGAAAAACCTTGTCTCCATGCTGCAAGACGGTCGGGTGGACGCGATTCTTCTCAGCCGGACTACCGCGCGCATATTTCTGGCCGAATCGAACATCCACGACTACGCCGAGTCCGAACCTCTGGCGACGTCCTACCTGTACCACGCCATCAACATCTCTTCGTACAGCTCTGAACAGGCCGAAAGGGTCAACAAGGCTCTGGAAGACATGATCAAGGACGGAACCATGGCGCGTCTGTACGGCCGAAGGGCAGACATGACCCCGCCCTATCCTTTCCCGAAAAACCGGTAG
- a CDS encoding PocR ligand-binding domain-containing protein: MREDIAMNMLDVAPMETWKQLEKEIGENFSINPGVYDTEHKRVTDGADWCNKLCPALRSSAKGIGAVCAVAGQNFAAALKKDLKPRADECDAGLVKVVVPVIKDGELVGAAGGCGCIAPEGEVDCFFLHKVMDVSEEEVGELAASVPVVTREDVDRLVAFVEKKIAEIVG; this comes from the coding sequence ATGAGAGAGGACATTGCCATGAACATGCTTGACGTGGCTCCCATGGAAACATGGAAGCAACTGGAAAAGGAAATCGGGGAAAATTTCAGCATCAACCCGGGCGTGTACGACACCGAGCACAAGCGGGTCACGGACGGGGCCGACTGGTGCAACAAGCTCTGTCCGGCGCTGCGCTCTTCCGCCAAGGGCATTGGTGCGGTCTGCGCCGTTGCCGGGCAGAATTTTGCCGCAGCGTTGAAAAAGGACCTCAAGCCGCGGGCCGACGAATGTGATGCCGGGCTGGTCAAGGTCGTGGTGCCGGTCATCAAGGATGGCGAACTCGTGGGCGCGGCCGGAGGCTGCGGCTGCATCGCACCCGAGGGCGAAGTGGACTGTTTCTTCCTGCACAAGGTCATGGACGTTTCCGAAGAGGAAGTGGGCGAACTGGCTGCGTCCGTTCCGGTGGTCACGCGCGAAGACGTGGACCGTCTGGTGGCTTTCGTGGAAAAGAAAATAGCCGAAATCGTGGGTTAG
- a CDS encoding YitT family protein, protein MFSPAFEERFRKITFGIPWNIFLLTVGSWLIAFSVKAIAVPHGLLTGGMSGLALLVYYIAGGLTPGQWYFALNVPVFIMGWVFISRRFFFYSLYGMVVSALFLDMITYTMPIKDVWLAVLACGSILGVGAGLTLRTLGSTGGSDILAVMCKEKLNMSMGTFEFWFNVTIFLAGFAWLDPSIMLYSIAMTFVTAVAIDHIMNMFGEREMAIIISEHPQRIIQAIFDRLDRGATILDGKGGYTGKDKQVVMTMVTSMQLKQLEEAVYEVDPDAFTIMGSGFRVLGRGFSSRKVY, encoded by the coding sequence ATGTTCAGCCCCGCTTTTGAGGAACGCTTTCGCAAAATCACCTTCGGCATCCCGTGGAACATCTTTCTGCTCACGGTCGGTTCGTGGCTGATCGCCTTTTCGGTCAAGGCCATTGCCGTGCCCCACGGACTGCTCACCGGCGGCATGAGCGGGCTGGCCCTGCTCGTGTACTATATCGCGGGCGGCCTCACCCCCGGCCAATGGTATTTCGCGCTCAACGTGCCCGTGTTCATCATGGGCTGGGTATTCATCAGCCGCCGCTTCTTTTTCTACAGCCTGTACGGCATGGTCGTCTCCGCGCTGTTTCTGGACATGATCACCTACACCATGCCCATCAAGGACGTATGGCTGGCCGTGCTGGCCTGCGGCAGCATTCTGGGCGTGGGCGCCGGTCTGACCCTGCGCACGCTCGGCTCCACGGGCGGCTCGGACATTCTGGCGGTCATGTGCAAGGAAAAGCTGAACATGTCCATGGGCACCTTCGAATTCTGGTTCAACGTGACCATATTCCTTGCGGGGTTCGCATGGCTGGACCCGTCCATCATGCTCTATTCCATCGCCATGACCTTTGTGACGGCCGTGGCCATCGACCACATCATGAACATGTTCGGCGAACGGGAAATGGCCATCATCATTTCCGAACATCCGCAACGCATCATCCAGGCCATTTTCGACCGCCTGGACCGCGGGGCCACCATTCTGGACGGCAAGGGCGGTTACACCGGAAAAGACAAGCAGGTGGTCATGACCATGGTCACCAGCATGCAGCTCAAACAGCTGGAAGAGGCCGTCTACGAGGTGGACCCGGACGCGTTCACCATCATGGGTTCCGGTTTCCGCGTTCTGGGCCGGGGCTTTTCGTCAAGGAAGGTGTACTGA
- a CDS encoding SAM hydrolase/SAM-dependent halogenase family protein produces the protein MLSVRKKGAASRAIGLISDFGLSDPYVGQMHAVLSRLAPGSRVVDISHGVQPFNITQGAFFLASSAPHFTRDAVLLAVVDPGVGSNRRIIVLRRDEQLFVAPDNGLLGLVAEYGDVCAYDLSSAENAVAEVSHTFHGRDVFSPVAAWLACGGGPENMGPQIPVSDLVRPAWSHADVGRGCARVHVLHVDHFGNCVLNLRVGELGPLEGLRLRTPLGRELRAVNTYSELPQGTPGLLEGSQGFFEVAVNRGSAARDFGLAIGDELELEWTP, from the coding sequence ATGCTCTCCGTGCGCAAAAAGGGCGCGGCTTCCCGTGCCATCGGGCTGATCTCGGATTTCGGACTTTCCGACCCCTATGTGGGGCAGATGCACGCCGTGCTCTCACGGCTGGCCCCGGGCAGCCGGGTGGTGGACATCAGCCACGGGGTGCAGCCGTTCAACATCACGCAGGGCGCATTTTTCCTGGCCTCGTCCGCGCCCCATTTCACTCGGGACGCAGTGCTGCTGGCCGTGGTGGACCCGGGTGTGGGATCAAACCGGCGCATCATCGTGCTGCGGCGCGACGAACAGCTCTTCGTGGCGCCGGACAACGGACTGCTGGGACTGGTGGCCGAGTACGGCGACGTGTGCGCCTATGACCTGAGCAGCGCGGAAAACGCGGTGGCCGAGGTTTCGCATACCTTCCACGGCCGCGACGTCTTCTCGCCGGTGGCCGCATGGCTGGCCTGCGGCGGCGGCCCGGAAAACATGGGCCCGCAGATACCGGTCAGCGACCTTGTGCGGCCCGCATGGTCCCATGCGGACGTTGGCCGGGGCTGCGCACGCGTGCACGTCTTGCATGTGGACCATTTCGGCAACTGCGTGCTCAATCTGCGCGTGGGCGAACTGGGACCGCTGGAAGGGTTGCGGCTGCGCACCCCGCTGGGCCGGGAACTGCGGGCCGTGAACACCTATTCGGAACTGCCGCAGGGCACGCCCGGACTGCTGGAAGGCAGTCAGGGATTCTTTGAAGTGGCCGTGAACCGGGGCTCGGCCGCCCGCGATTTCGGGCTGGCCATCGGCGACGAACTGGAACTGGAGTGGACGCCATGA
- a CDS encoding adenosylcobinamide-GDP ribazoletransferase encodes MNMIRNFLNTLGFMTRLAPARVVPDNELFASMPLMPLVGLILGLVLAAPWKLGLLAGHPWVQAWLVVMLGAWLTRGLHHDGLADIFDAVTTHAGPERFWEVVKDSRCGAFGVLALVGLMAGQMVLFHALLQAQAFAALAFVFVFGRFGSVAFAYMARDIARPGMGSLLMQGATFTGTTAALVLTIVLGLLGMPPLALLLAFALLGCVLFSLHSLARTVEGANGDFLGAATVLAELCAALAAVALP; translated from the coding sequence ATGAACATGATCCGCAATTTCCTGAACACGCTGGGTTTCATGACCCGGCTGGCCCCGGCCCGGGTGGTGCCGGACAACGAACTCTTCGCGTCCATGCCCCTGATGCCGCTGGTGGGGCTGATCCTCGGGCTGGTGCTGGCCGCACCGTGGAAGCTGGGCCTGCTGGCCGGGCATCCGTGGGTGCAGGCATGGCTGGTGGTCATGCTGGGCGCGTGGCTCACACGCGGGCTGCACCATGACGGGCTGGCCGACATTTTCGACGCCGTGACCACCCACGCCGGGCCCGAGCGGTTCTGGGAGGTGGTCAAGGACAGCCGCTGCGGCGCGTTCGGCGTGCTGGCGCTGGTCGGGCTTATGGCCGGGCAGATGGTGCTGTTCCACGCCCTGTTGCAGGCACAGGCCTTTGCCGCGCTGGCCTTCGTGTTCGTTTTCGGCCGGTTCGGGTCCGTGGCCTTCGCGTACATGGCCCGCGACATCGCGCGCCCCGGCATGGGCAGCCTGCTCATGCAGGGAGCCACCTTCACGGGCACGACAGCCGCCCTTGTGCTGACGATCGTTCTGGGGCTGCTCGGAATGCCGCCGCTGGCCCTGCTGCTGGCCTTTGCCCTGCTCGGCTGCGTGCTCTTTTCCCTGCATTCCCTTGCCCGCACGGTCGAGGGCGCCAACGGCGATTTCCTGGGCGCAGCCACCGTGCTCGCCGAGCTATGCGCCGCGCTGGCCGCCGTGGCCTTGCCGTGA
- a CDS encoding peptidylprolyl isomerase → MRYFKVLCAVLALMTALWALPVQAGPAPVVVIETSMGKVILMLDERNAPETVKNFLRYVDEGFYDGTIFHRVIDSADMAIVQGGGFAYPMKRKRTYMPIKNEAMNTQSNDAGTVAMARSSDPDSATCQFFFNVQDNPVFNYQGPSNPGYAVFGKVIRGMNVVKEIVKVKTGRKGLFDDVPREPVFIKKAYRMHG, encoded by the coding sequence ATGCGATACTTCAAGGTTTTGTGCGCCGTGTTGGCGTTGATGACGGCATTGTGGGCTTTGCCCGTTCAGGCGGGTCCTGCCCCCGTCGTGGTCATCGAAACCAGCATGGGCAAGGTCATCCTGATGCTCGATGAACGCAATGCGCCGGAGACCGTGAAGAATTTTCTGCGTTACGTGGACGAGGGCTTCTATGACGGGACCATTTTTCACCGGGTCATCGATTCCGCGGACATGGCTATCGTGCAGGGCGGCGGCTTTGCCTACCCCATGAAGCGCAAGCGCACCTATATGCCCATCAAGAACGAGGCCATGAACACCCAGAGCAACGACGCGGGCACGGTGGCCATGGCCCGGTCTTCGGACCCGGATTCGGCCACCTGCCAGTTCTTTTTCAATGTTCAGGACAACCCGGTCTTCAATTATCAGGGTCCGTCCAATCCCGGCTATGCCGTGTTCGGCAAGGTCATCCGCGGCATGAACGTGGTCAAGGAGATCGTCAAGGTCAAGACCGGCCGCAAGGGACTGTTCGATGACGTGCCCAGGGAGCCCGTGTTCATCAAGAAAGCCTACCGCATGCACGGGTAG
- a CDS encoding Na+/H+ antiporter NhaC family protein, with protein MIQRRIALSFMVVMAVIAMACPALAADSSKGAANAEVFGLLTLIPPVVAIVLAFLTKNVVLSLFLGVFSGCFMLEYQMAGIYNGFVGGFLRLSNEILASLADSWNAGIVLQCLAIGGLIALVSKMGGAKAIADALAKRARTPRSSQFVTWLMGLLIFFDDYANSLTVGPIMRPVTDKMKVSREKLAFVIDATAAPIAGIALISTWVAYEVGLIRDGYEAIGISTNAYGVFVETIPYRFYNILILFFILCTIWMLREFGPMHKAEMRTRTTGKVLDDNAKPMASDEATGLEPDASVKLSIWNAIIPIGTLIVAAFLGFYFNGYNAIMGGDDGALISLLNDSPMSFTAMREAFGASDASVVLFQAALIAGIVAMGMAVFQKILPIKDAIETWVTGIKSMNITAVILLLAWSLSGVIKELGTATYLVNVLSDALPVFLLPSIIFILGSIISFATGTSYGTMGILMPLAIPLAHALNPDASYVIMNVGAVLTGAIFGDHCSPISDTTILSSMGSACDHIDHVKTQLAYAVTVATISILFGYLPAGLGMPVLLVLPLGLVAVAVAVRLLGKRVPE; from the coding sequence ATGATTCAACGAAGAATCGCTCTATCGTTCATGGTGGTCATGGCCGTCATTGCCATGGCCTGCCCGGCGCTGGCCGCGGATTCCAGCAAGGGAGCGGCAAACGCCGAGGTATTCGGTCTGCTCACGCTGATTCCGCCCGTGGTGGCCATTGTGCTGGCCTTTTTGACCAAGAACGTTGTGCTGTCGCTTTTCCTGGGCGTCTTTTCCGGCTGCTTCATGCTGGAATATCAGATGGCGGGGATTTACAACGGTTTTGTGGGCGGTTTCCTTCGCCTTTCCAATGAAATCCTGGCCTCGCTGGCCGACTCGTGGAACGCGGGCATCGTGCTGCAGTGTCTGGCCATCGGCGGACTCATCGCGCTGGTGTCCAAGATGGGCGGCGCCAAGGCCATTGCCGATGCGCTGGCCAAGCGCGCACGCACCCCGCGCAGCTCCCAGTTCGTGACCTGGCTCATGGGCCTGCTCATCTTTTTCGACGATTACGCCAACTCCCTGACCGTTGGCCCGATCATGCGTCCGGTCACGGACAAGATGAAGGTCTCCCGCGAAAAGCTGGCCTTTGTCATCGACGCCACGGCCGCGCCCATTGCAGGCATCGCACTCATCTCCACATGGGTGGCCTATGAAGTGGGCCTGATCCGCGACGGCTACGAAGCCATCGGCATTTCCACCAACGCCTACGGCGTGTTTGTGGAAACCATTCCCTACCGCTTCTACAACATCCTGATCCTGTTCTTCATCCTCTGCACCATCTGGATGCTGCGCGAATTCGGCCCCATGCACAAAGCTGAAATGCGCACCCGCACCACCGGCAAGGTGCTGGACGACAACGCCAAGCCCATGGCCTCGGACGAAGCCACCGGGCTGGAGCCGGACGCCTCGGTCAAGCTGAGCATCTGGAACGCCATCATCCCCATCGGCACGCTGATCGTGGCCGCGTTCCTGGGTTTCTATTTCAACGGCTACAACGCCATCATGGGCGGCGACGATGGCGCACTCATCTCCCTGCTGAACGATTCCCCCATGTCCTTTACGGCCATGCGCGAGGCCTTCGGCGCTTCCGATGCCTCGGTGGTGCTGTTCCAGGCCGCCCTCATCGCGGGCATCGTGGCCATGGGAATGGCCGTGTTCCAGAAAATCCTGCCCATCAAGGACGCCATTGAAACATGGGTCACGGGCATCAAGTCCATGAACATCACCGCGGTGATCCTGCTGCTGGCATGGTCCCTGTCCGGGGTCATCAAGGAGCTGGGCACGGCCACTTACCTGGTGAACGTGCTTTCCGACGCACTGCCCGTGTTCCTGCTGCCGAGCATCATCTTCATCCTCGGCTCCATCATCTCGTTCGCCACGGGTACGTCCTACGGCACCATGGGCATCCTCATGCCGCTGGCCATCCCGCTGGCGCACGCCCTGAACCCGGACGCCTCCTACGTGATCATGAACGTGGGCGCGGTGCTCACCGGCGCCATCTTCGGCGACCACTGCTCGCCCATCTCGGACACCACCATCCTGTCCTCCATGGGTTCGGCCTGCGACCACATCGACCACGTCAAGACCCAGCTGGCCTACGCCGTGACCGTGGCGACCATCTCCATCCTGTTCGGCTACCTGCCTGCGGGACTGGGCATGCCCGTTCTGCTGGTCCTGCCGCTCGGTCTGGTGGCCGTGGCCGTGGCCGTGCGCTTGCTGGGCAAACGCGTCCCGGAATAG
- a CDS encoding glycosyltransferase — MNTYVFLPPARKPTGGITVLRQIADILHGAGRTVHLVARDPGGWRPTGLDDAAPVLEWDDLSLEPGDLWLVPEGWVNALSPGLQAKARCVSYVQNWAYLFSSLPPGVQWHSLPVEFLSVSDPVARYVAQATGRPSSILRPGINREIFHAPDIRPSGRVRIAYMPRKNKALAAQIHSLLEHRMGANRVQWLEIQGMDAFGVAEALRSSHIFLMTGFPEGCPLPPLEAMACGCLPVGFSGYGGWDYMRQAEDEPRFVPWWPLREVDWGGNGLWCADGDVLDAALCLETAVNWFENGDVILQSVLDAGQRTADAYDLAAQRANVLAIWKEMAGCR; from the coding sequence ATGAATACATATGTTTTTCTTCCTCCGGCCCGAAAGCCCACCGGCGGGATCACCGTGCTTCGCCAGATCGCGGACATCCTGCACGGGGCCGGGCGCACTGTGCACCTTGTGGCGCGTGATCCGGGCGGCTGGCGGCCCACGGGACTGGACGATGCCGCTCCCGTGCTGGAATGGGACGACCTTTCCCTGGAACCCGGCGACCTGTGGCTGGTTCCCGAGGGGTGGGTCAACGCCCTGAGCCCGGGCCTGCAGGCCAAGGCGCGCTGTGTGAGCTACGTGCAGAATTGGGCCTACCTGTTTTCCTCCCTGCCTCCGGGCGTGCAATGGCATTCCCTGCCCGTGGAGTTTTTGTCCGTGTCCGACCCGGTGGCGCGCTATGTGGCGCAGGCCACGGGGCGGCCCTCGTCCATTCTGCGGCCCGGCATCAACCGCGAAATTTTTCATGCCCCGGACATCCGTCCGTCCGGACGCGTGCGCATCGCCTACATGCCGCGCAAGAACAAGGCCCTTGCCGCGCAGATCCATTCCCTGCTGGAACACCGCATGGGCGCGAACCGCGTGCAATGGCTGGAAATACAGGGCATGGATGCGTTCGGTGTGGCCGAAGCCCTGCGCTCCTCGCACATCTTTCTCATGACCGGATTCCCGGAAGGATGCCCTCTGCCCCCGCTGGAGGCCATGGCCTGCGGCTGCCTGCCCGTGGGGTTTTCCGGGTACGGCGGCTGGGACTACATGCGGCAGGCCGAGGACGAGCCACGGTTTGTGCCGTGGTGGCCCCTGCGCGAAGTGGACTGGGGCGGCAACGGACTGTGGTGCGCGGACGGGGACGTGCTGGACGCGGCCCTGTGTCTGGAAACCGCCGTGAACTGGTTCGAAAACGGCGACGTAATTCTGCAATCCGTGCTGGATGCCGGGCAGCGCACGGCGGACGCCTATGATCTTGCGGCGCAGCGGGCAAACGTGCTGGCCATCTGGAAGGAAATGGCTGGCTGCCGATAA